The DNA region GAACTTTGCTATCTTGATCCATCTGAAAGCTCCGCATGCGCCGGCTTCGTCGATGGGCACCCGCGCGCCGCTGGACCTGGTGACCGTGCTCGACGTGAGCGGGAGCATGGCGGGCTCCAAGCTTGGGCTCCTGAAGCGGGCCATGACGTTCGTAATCCAGAACCTTCGTCCGAGCGACCGGCTCTCCGTCGTCGCCTTTTCCTCGTCGGCTTGGAGGCTGTTCCCGCTCCGGAAGATGACCGCGTTCGGACAGGTGCAGTCTCTGCAGGCCGTCAACTCCCTCGTCGCCAATGGCGGCACCAACATTGCTGAGGGGCTGTGGAAAGCTGCCAGGGTGATGGAGGACAGGCAGGCGAGGAACCCCGTGAGCAGCATCATCATCCTCTCGGACGGCGTGGACACGCACACCCTCCCCCTTCCGAACCCGCCGCGGAACGGTGCGCCGCCGGACTACGGGCGGCTCGTCCCGCGCTCGATCCTCCCCGGGAGCGGGCACCACGTGCCGATCCACGCCTTCGGCTTCGGCTTGGACCATGACTCCAGGGCGATGCATGCCGTCGCCGAGATGTCCAGCGGCACGTTCTCGTTCATCGACGACGTGGGCTCGATCCAGGACGCGTTCGCGCAGTGCATCGGCGGCCTCCTCAGCGTGGTGGCGCAGGAGACGCGGCTGAGCGTCGAGTGCGCCGACGAAGGCGTGCTGGTGACGTCCATCAAGTCCGGCGGCTACGCCAGCGGAGTGGACGGCGACGGGCGCGGCGGGTTCGTCGACATCGGCCGCCTCTACGCCGACGAGGAGAAGGACTTCCTGGTCACCATTCGCGTCCCGGCCGCGCGCGGGGACACCGAGCTGATCCGGGCGAGCTGCGCGTACCGCGACGCGGTTACCGCGAACACCGTTCGGGTCGGGGGCGACCTGGTGACCGTCCCTCGGCCGGCGGGCCCCGTGACCGCGGCGATGTGCCTGCAGGTGGAGCGCGAATGGCACCGCGTCCACGCCACGGAGGACATGGCCGCGGCGCAGGCCGCCGCGGAGGAGCACGACTACGCGCGCGCCGCGTCGATCCTCGAGTCCCGCCGCCTGGCGCTGGAGTCGCGCGCGTCGCTGTCCTCGGACCGGCAGACGCAGGCGCTGGCGGCCGAGCTGTGGGAGATGCAGGAGCGCGTGCTCAACTACCAGCGCTACCAGGAGTCCGGCCGCGCCTACATGCTGTCCGGCCTGAGCTCCCACTCGTTCCAGCGCGCCACGGCGCGCGGCGACTCGACGGAGCTCGCGGGCCTCGTCCACACCTACCAGACGCCGTCCATGGTCGACATGCTGCACCGCTCGCAGGCGCTCCTGCCGGAGGTCGTCGTGGCGCTGAACCGGTCCCCGACGATCGCGCCGTCGCGCAACCCGCCGCTCCCCGTCGTGCAGCGCGGGGTCCGGCGGCCGTTCAGGTTGTCCAAGTCCTTCACCGGGCGCTCGTCGTGATTCAGGTTTGCTGCTCCCATTGGCAGTGCATGCAGGCGGTGACAAAATGGCGACTTGAATTAACAGCTAGCAGTAGCTAGGAAGGGGGAGGAAGAGAACCGTCACCATTTATTTCGTTTCTTTGATACTGTTTGTTGTCGCAGGGAGGATTTGGTATACTGTTTCGTTGCTTTCGGTTGTTATCTGGCCGTGGATTAATTTGGTAGACATGCTTTGGTTCATGTACCATAGACtgatagaaaaaaaaaatccaataAACGACTGGAGTTTGGCCATGAATGTAGCAGGTGTTTGTACGTGTGTCGTTCTGTCGTCTGTCATGTGGTTTTTTCGGCCTGCGAGCACGGTAGAACCATGTTAGTCACTTCGAATTGCGGTTTGCTGTGGATCTTAAGAGAAAATGGAATAATAGCATCTTTTTTCATAATTTGATTCAAAGTTTGAAACCACAGCATGGGATTTAAGTTTAATGTATAGTCCATCTGttctaaattattagtcgttttaggGTTTTTAGGTGCATAATTTTTATTATGCATATAAATATACATTATGTTtagatgcatagtaaaattTAGAACGGAGAAAGTATCTCTTTTCATCCAAAGAAGCTGCAGAAATGAAATGAGCAATATAACAAATATTTCACAATACAAGAGATATATAATTCCTTGACACGATAAAACCAATTGTAGAAAAGCTATTAAAATGTGAAGACCCATTTATAGCGTTATAATGGAAGAAAGGATGTAAATGAACAATGATATGATCTGTCTAAATATCATACTTCGCATGTGGTTCCCTCACATAAGGCACATTACCGGTATGAGTTTCCCTGGATCCAACTTGTTTCTCACCATCATCCATGATTCAACAGTCTCACAAGCATCTAACATGATTAAATCTGGGGCAAATTTATACTGCAAGAAAACAAATAAGTAGGTTTAATATGGTAGAAACAGCAAGAAATTTTAAGATAAAAAACAGTGTCATTGAAAAAACAAAATTATGTACCACAAAGTCTACAGGAACATTGCGCCGTCGAAGCACTTCCAATGCTTTTCTTGCTTCTCCTTGCTGATACAATAAATGCAAAAATCATTAGACCTGGCATCTAAGCCGAGTTCAATGGTTACATAGTAAAATTCAATTATTTGTGACCAAAGAAATGGACTTGCACTAAATATGTGTAACTAAGACAAATAGTACTCGGTCAAAAAACAATGGCCAGTGCTAGTAGAATAATAGCACAAATAATATACTTTTTAATATAGCATAAATAAGGCATATGTATTCCATTTTTATAGCATAAAAAGTGTCCGCACCTCGTCTGAGGATTTAGACAGCTTAACATTCTTGAGCTAGAGCCTatatgatgaggacatcacatGCTTGGATACAACCATATAAAACTTTTGATTCAAAGGTGAAAATATTCTTTATCATGATTGTATTTGATAAATTTGATGAATTGATGCTTCCTCATGATGTGTTTTTATTGTTATTTTTAGAAATACATACATGGATAAAAAGAGTATTAAACACACATGAAAGGCATGGAGAACTAAAAAAGTTGATTGATTACAGACCAATTCCATATATTttcaatgttctccaccaggccaccacgtcacttttggtgcatgaaaagaaagagtccaaatctaacacgttttggatgttggattcggactgtAGGACACAACCAaattgtaacggctgccacgacttcatacggactccgattggggcgttcttggacttcacggaaagcttatcaaGTCTACTTTCGAACGGATCTAGGCTCTCGTCTATATTTTTTCGGAGTTGCCCCGGTCATCGTTTTCGTTCGTGGATATTTTCTATCCAGGTGCTGCGTCATCTTATTTTGGCCCAATCGGACGTGTATCGAGTTTGGATCCATTAGGGACGCGTCCTAGGATTGGAGCACGACTCCAACGCCCCTGTGGTCGCCCTCCCATATTCATATATCTCCATTGCCGCCACAAACAGATTGGGTTTTTGTTTGTTGAAATTTTAGCTATTTCTACTTATTTGTAGATGCATGTGTCGGCTATACCATCccttctactcgattcagaactccacctttcTAATTTTAAATTGCTTATTATCTCCATATTTACAATttagttgcttgttctacttgttcttgcttgctctttgattgcttgcaggacgagtgccctagtggccgggtgttacgctccacaagatcgcggcagccgttggaggtggtgtatcgatTGCTAAGGCgcaacatccttggaaggctgtaatcaggccgtgaacgtcgtctccatccaccaattgagttatccatcccctctcaccgaaagatcgggaacaAACTCTAGCAGGTTCACGTCACTATAGATGAAGTACAACAATTGTTTTTGAACAAAAATTATACAACAAAATTTAGAGCTTTCTCTTCTAAAAACAGCGCTTACCAATTTAAATTGGTCGTTTGGATTCTTCGGTGCCACTGCCTCTTCTTTATCGATGCTACTTCTA from Panicum hallii strain FIL2 chromosome 9, PHallii_v3.1, whole genome shotgun sequence includes:
- the LOC112875300 gene encoding E3 ubiquitin-protein ligase WAV3-like, which produces MVTAWERARRALATRVCMRFPSRHAAVEDVPRALDAVEEPFPVAEPEEEEEQQQQGEREKSLGAASPAPASARRSSRSGSRSPAKICAICLGTMRSGHGQALFTAECSHKFHFHCISSNVQHGNKICPICRALWKELPFQGPVIADAAHGAARVNPSAWPQTGMLSANPLDGLPVFRTPESAVFDDDEQINLQSETALGGGHDGDENETPASLEIMTYTEFPAVQESVARENFAILIHLKAPHAPASSMGTRAPLDLVTVLDVSGSMAGSKLGLLKRAMTFVIQNLRPSDRLSVVAFSSSAWRLFPLRKMTAFGQVQSLQAVNSLVANGGTNIAEGLWKAARVMEDRQARNPVSSIIILSDGVDTHTLPLPNPPRNGAPPDYGRLVPRSILPGSGHHVPIHAFGFGLDHDSRAMHAVAEMSSGTFSFIDDVGSIQDAFAQCIGGLLSVVAQETRLSVECADEGVLVTSIKSGGYASGVDGDGRGGFVDIGRLYADEEKDFLVTIRVPAARGDTELIRASCAYRDAVTANTVRVGGDLVTVPRPAGPVTAAMCLQVEREWHRVHATEDMAAAQAAAEEHDYARAASILESRRLALESRASLSSDRQTQALAAELWEMQERVLNYQRYQESGRAYMLSGLSSHSFQRATARGDSTELAGLVHTYQTPSMVDMLHRSQALLPEVVVALNRSPTIAPSRNPPLPVVQRGVRRPFRLSKSFTGRSS